In one window of Bacteroidota bacterium DNA:
- a CDS encoding alpha/beta hydrolase-fold protein, with protein sequence MNYKTLVFCLATALTSGICLAQINQTAAVEDFKPSATTQQGKQYPQVNSEGRVRISISAPEAQKVQLDLGGKKYDLTKDEKGVWTGVSLPQDEGFHYYQLVVDGAQVPDPGSLYFYGAGRWGSGIEIPAKDQDFYALKDVPHGQLRETQYYSKTTKSIRRVYIYTPPEYDKNKSKRYPVLYLQHGMGEDETGWGNQGHANLIMDNLIAEGKATPFIIVMENGSINFGGGPRGARPGMGAPRTVDTPAQGAQQAVPAGNANSPRGGFGGPMGRMNFAGQFERILFDDLIPYIESNYRVIADQQHRAMAGLSMGGMQTHSIVVANPDKFSYVGM encoded by the coding sequence ATGAATTACAAAACTTTAGTATTTTGTTTAGCAACCGCACTAACAAGTGGAATTTGTTTGGCTCAGATTAACCAGACTGCGGCAGTAGAGGACTTTAAACCTTCGGCCACTACCCAGCAAGGGAAACAATATCCTCAAGTAAATTCTGAAGGCCGGGTCCGTATCAGCATTTCGGCACCTGAAGCTCAAAAGGTTCAGCTCGATTTGGGCGGGAAAAAATATGACCTGACAAAGGATGAAAAAGGAGTCTGGACCGGAGTATCGCTTCCTCAGGATGAAGGTTTTCATTATTACCAACTTGTTGTTGATGGTGCTCAGGTTCCGGATCCGGGAAGCTTGTATTTTTACGGAGCCGGACGTTGGGGCAGCGGTATTGAAATCCCCGCTAAGGATCAGGATTTCTATGCCCTTAAGGATGTCCCTCATGGCCAGTTACGCGAAACCCAATATTATTCCAAGACCACCAAAAGTATTCGTCGCGTTTATATTTATACTCCGCCAGAGTATGATAAAAATAAAAGCAAACGTTATCCCGTACTGTACCTTCAGCATGGTATGGGCGAAGATGAAACCGGCTGGGGCAATCAGGGACATGCGAACCTGATCATGGACAACCTGATTGCAGAGGGCAAGGCTACACCTTTTATTATCGTCATGGAAAACGGCAGTATCAATTTCGGCGGAGGTCCCCGTGGTGCCAGGCCAGGTATGGGTGCTCCCAGAACTGTTGATACTCCGGCACAAGGTGCTCAACAGGCTGTTCCTGCAGGTAATGCGAATTCCCCACGCGGTGGATTTGGAGGCCCTATGGGTAGAATGAATTTTGCCGGACAATTTGAGCGGATACTTTTTGACGACCTGATTCCTTATATTGAATCCAATTATCGTGTTATTGCAGATCAACAGCATCGGGCTATGGCCGGACTGTCAATGGGCGGTATGCAAACTCATTCCATTGTTGTTGCCAACCCCGACAAATTTTCGTATGTGGGCATG